Part of the Tindallia californiensis genome is shown below.
TAGCCGATAAAAAACCTTTGACAAGCAAGAAAAGTCTATGTATAATACTTTACAAATGAATAGAAAACACTAAGAGCGGGAAGAGTAGGGATCCTCTACGGAATTTTAGAGAGCTGGTGATGGTGGAAATCCAGTATTTCGTTAGATGCTGAATGGGCCTGTGAGTGGAACGCTGAAAGGATGAGTAGGTGGTTCCGGGATTCTCCCGTTACAGAGATAGAATATCGGCTGCTTGGTGGTCCGTATTCGAAAGAGATGAATGGCTGATGAAAGCATTCAAATGAGGTGGCACCGCGAGAGATCGCCCTCTATGCATTTGCATAGAGGGCTTTTTTTATACAATTAATGGAAGGAGAGGTTAATAATGAAAAATGTTCCCTATCGAATTTACCTTGATGAAAAGGAGTTGCCTAAAAAATGGTACAACATTCAGGCGGATATGCCGGTGAAGTGTCAGCCAGCCCTAAATCCTCAAACTCATAAACCGATTGGACCAGAAGAGTTATCGGCAATTTTTCCAATGGAACTAATCAAACAAGAAGTAACGCAGGAACGCTATATCGATATTCCGGAAGAAGTACAAGAAATGTATCGCTCTTTCAGACCAGCACCTCTCTGTAGAGCTTATAGATTAGAAGAGGCACTAGGAACACCGGCTAAAATTTATTATAAATATGAAGGGACAACTCCTTCTGGAAGTCATAAAATGAACACGGCTATTCCTCAAGTATACTATAATAAAAAAGAGGGAATCACCAGGTTGGCAACAGAAACCGGTGCAGGGCAATGGGGTTCTGCTTTAAGTATTGCGTCACAAATGTTCGGCTTGGAATGCATGGTATATATGGTGAAGGTAAGTTATGAACAAAAACCATACCGCAAATCCTTGATGCAGACGTATGGAGCAAAGGTAACACCAAGTCCCAGTGAATATACAAAAGCCGGGCGGGAAATACTGAAAAAAGATCCCGAATCCCTGGGAAGCCTTGGTATCGCTATTAGTGAAGCGGTAGAAGATGCAGCATCCAGAAAAGACACCAGTTATGCCTTGGGGAGTGTTTTGAACCATGTTATTTTACATCAGACCATTATTGGTGAAGAAGCCATAAAACAAATGGAAAAAATTGATGAGTACCCAGACATGGTGATAGGCTGTTGCGGTGGAGGCAGTAATTTTGCGGGAATATCTTTTCCATTTATGAGAGATAAGATCGCAGACAAAAGAAAAACTCGATTTATAGCCGTTGAACCGGCTGCTTGCCCTACCTTGACGAAAGGAAAATTCTCATACGATTTTGGAGATACGGCAAAAATGGCTCCTATTACAATGATGTATACTCTGGGCCATGATTTTGTTCCAGAAGGCATTCATGCTGGTGGACTTCGATATCATGGAGAATCACCGCTGGTAAGTCAGCTTTACCATGATGGATTTATCGAAGGAAGATCGGTTCATCAAACAAAAGTATTTGAAGCAGCTATTCAATTTGCAAGAGCAGAGGCAATATTACCGGCGCCAGAATCAGCTCATGCTATACAGGTGGCGATTGAAGAAGCAAAGAAATGTAAAGAAACAGGTGAAGAAAAAACGATTCTTTTTGCGTTAAGCGGTCACGGTCATTTTGATTTAGCTGCCTACGAAGCCTATCTTTCCGGAAAAATAGGCGATGTGGAGTATACGGATGATATGTTGGCGGAAGGACTAAAATGCGTACCATCTATTGAATGCCCGTCCATTTAAGATAAAAAGATAGTCCGAGATATACCTCTTTTGACAAACCGTAGAAAAATTTCGG
Proteins encoded:
- a CDS encoding TrpB-like pyridoxal phosphate-dependent enzyme → MKNVPYRIYLDEKELPKKWYNIQADMPVKCQPALNPQTHKPIGPEELSAIFPMELIKQEVTQERYIDIPEEVQEMYRSFRPAPLCRAYRLEEALGTPAKIYYKYEGTTPSGSHKMNTAIPQVYYNKKEGITRLATETGAGQWGSALSIASQMFGLECMVYMVKVSYEQKPYRKSLMQTYGAKVTPSPSEYTKAGREILKKDPESLGSLGIAISEAVEDAASRKDTSYALGSVLNHVILHQTIIGEEAIKQMEKIDEYPDMVIGCCGGGSNFAGISFPFMRDKIADKRKTRFIAVEPAACPTLTKGKFSYDFGDTAKMAPITMMYTLGHDFVPEGIHAGGLRYHGESPLVSQLYHDGFIEGRSVHQTKVFEAAIQFARAEAILPAPESAHAIQVAIEEAKKCKETGEEKTILFALSGHGHFDLAAYEAYLSGKIGDVEYTDDMLAEGLKCVPSIECPSI